Proteins encoded in a region of the Carassius gibelio isolate Cgi1373 ecotype wild population from Czech Republic chromosome B5, carGib1.2-hapl.c, whole genome shotgun sequence genome:
- the LOC127958246 gene encoding sodium-dependent serotonin transporter-like, with the protein MPHQEQVLAHGHLCTPGPPKNPGYNSNPVPVIIQTESREEWGKKMDFLLSVIGFAVDLGNVWRFPYICYQNGGGAFLIPYVLMAVFGGVPLFYMELALGQFHRTGAISIWKHICPIFKGIGFAICIIALYVSFYYNTIIAWALFYLYSSFSSTLPWTSCDNEWNTENCTNYFGKDNVTWTNYSRSPAEEFYTRNVLVVHESSGLEDVGYIRWQLTLCLFLIFTIVYFSLWKGVKTSGKVVWVTATLPYAVLLILMIRGATLPGAWKGVVFYLNPKWEKLKETSVWVDAAAQIFFSLGPGFGVLLALSSYNPFNNNCYRDAIVTSLVNCLTSFVSGFVIFTVLGYMAEQRNVNVEDVARDKGPSLLFITYPEAIANMVGSTFFSIIFFVMMITLGLDSTFGGLEAIITAVMDEYPDTLSHRRELFVFGLVVVCFLGSLGTLTTGGAYVVKLLEEFGVGSSIIAIVFLEATAVSWFYGINRFSNDIKSMLGYTPGLFWRVCWVAISPAFLAYIIISSLLNPQTLSLFDYEFPDWSITVGYIIGASSFIWIPVYMVYKLVWTPGSLKQRLAVCLRPERTLPDIHTDSMGLSPIL; encoded by the exons ATGCCCCACCAAGAGCAGGTGCTGGCTCACGGGCACCTCTGCACCCCAGGTCCTCCAAAGAACCCCGGGTACAACAGCAACCCGGTGCCCGTCATCATTCAGACAGAGTCCCGCGAGGAATGGGGCAAAAAAATGGATTTTCTTTTATCAGTCATCGGTTTTGCGGTAGATCTCGGAAACGTTTGGAGATTTCCATATATTTGTTATCAAAACGGCGGTG GTGCATTTCTTATTCCATATGTCCTGATGGCTGTATTCGGTGGAGTGCCACTTTTCTACATGGAGTTAGCTCTGGGACAGTTCCACAGGACAGGTGCCATATCCATATGGAAACATATTTGCCCTATTTTTAAAG GTATTGGTTTCGCCATCTGCATCATTGCACTGTATGTGTCCTTCTACTATAACACCATCATCGCCTGGGCCCTGTTCTACCTCTACTCCTCCTTCAGTAGCACTCTGCCCTGGACCAGCTGTGATAATGAATGGAACACAGAGAACTGCACTAACTATTTCGGAAAAGACAATGTGACCTGGACTAACTATTCACGCTCACCTGCCGAGGAGTTTTACAC GAGGAATGTCTTGGTAGTCCATGAATCATCCGGGCTTGAGGATGTGGGATATATTCGCTGGCAGCTCACGCTTTGCCTCTTCCTCATCTTCACCATCGTCTACTTCAGCCTTTGGAAAGGAGTCAAGACTTCAGGAAAG GTAGTATGGGTGACTGCCACCCTGCCGTACGCAGTGCTGTTGATCCTTATGATCCGTGGTGCAACTTTGCCAGGAGCATGGAAAGGAGTGGTGTTCTACCTCAATCCCAAATGGGAGAAACTGAAGGAGACCAGC GTATGGGTTGATGCAGCTGCACAGATCTTCTTCTCTCTCGGTCCTGGTTTTGGCGTTCTGCTCGCCCTGTCCAGCTACAACCCCTTCAACAATAACTGCTACAG AGACGCAATTGTAACCAGTCTGGTCAACTGCCTGACAAGTTTTGTGTCAGGATTTGTTATTTTCACTGTCCTGGGATATATGGCCGAACAGAGAAATGTAAACGTTGAGGATGTAGCCAGGGACAAAG GACCCAGTCTGCTCTTCATCACATATCCTGAAGCCATTGCAAATATGGTTGGGTCGACTTTCTTTTCCATCATCTTCTTTGTGATGATGATTACTCTTGGACTGGACAGCACG TTTGGTGGGCTAGAGGCCATAATCACAGCTGTAATGGATGAGTACCCAGACACCCTGTCCCATCGGagagagctgtttgtttttggacTGGTGGTTGTTTGCTTTCTGGGCTCTCTCGGCACCCTTACTACA GGTGGTGCATATGTGGTAAAGTTACTAGAAGAATTTGGAGTTGGTTCTTCAATTATAGCTATAGTCTTTCTGGAGGCCACAGCAGTATCCTGGTTTTATG GTATTAACAGATTCAGCAATGATATCAAATCAATGTTGGGCTATACTCCAGGACTCTTCTGGAGAGTGTGTTGGGTTGCCATCAGCCCAGCTTTTCTTGCT TACATCATTATCAGCTCACTGTTGAACCCTCAGACCCTCTCACTATTCGACTACGAGTTCCCAGACTGGAGCATCACGGTCGGTTACATCATCGGAGCGTCCTCTTTCATATGGATCCCCGTCTACATGGTGTACAAGCTTGTGTGGACCCCAGGCTCTCTTAAACAG CGTCTTGCTGTATGTCTGCGACCGGAGAGAACACTGCCAGACATCCACACAGACAGTATGGGCCTAAGTCCTATACTATAG